One region of Pseudoalteromonas galatheae genomic DNA includes:
- the pepN gene encoding aminopeptidase N, producing MTQKPQAKFLKDYLAPSHTVDALCLTFELSPRNTIVTAVSQFVAVSDATQLILDGVDLELVSCQVDGTEWQSLEKSDSELILSNLPEAFELKIVTKISPQTNTSLEGLYLSDGAYCTQCEAEGFRKITYFMDRPDVLTTYTVTIIGESKYRYLLSNGNKVEEGSLSDGRHFAKWHDPHKKPSYLFALVAGDFDVLEDNYITKSGREVKLALFVDKGNLHKAPHAMTSLKKAMEWDETRFDLEYDLDIYMIVAVDFFNMGAMENKGLNVFNSACVLASQETATDRDFHTIESIVGHEYFHNWTGNRVTCRDWFQLSLKEGLTVFRDQEFSCDLGSRGLNRIDAVMAMRTHQFAEDAGPMAHPIRPQQVIEMNNFYTVTVYNKGAEVIRMMHTLLGEENFQKGMKLYFERHDGQAVTCDDFVNAMMDASGVDLTQFKLWYEQFGTPRVKVATEYDKQTQTYAITVSQRHADCDPVNAPLHIPFKLELLDEQGESIPLVTKHGDIQRALDITEFEQRFEFGGVTSKPVPVLLEDFSAPVIMEYRYSIDELLHILRFARSDYARWEAIQQIFMIEVKRAVTSGDNELDSKVLGALSSLVETLEGDLALLAELLTLPTFDTLAGQFEIIPVDKLVSISDAFEMQIAQSLQSVFELAYLSLQDSGSLEAKDVAIRAFKNKALYYLAKTDSDSVDSALDSQFSSNNMTTKLGSLKAAVAAQHTKMESLFSQFDSQWRHDSLVMDKWFALSASLPNDEVISNINTLYAHPCFDKGNPNRVRALIGSFARTNPAQFHRTDGKGYALLGDLLVELNSINPQNASRMITPFMSWKRYDETRQQLMRAQLSRLANLEGLSDDLYEKVEKALAQ from the coding sequence ATGACTCAAAAACCACAAGCTAAATTTCTTAAAGATTACCTTGCACCAAGCCATACCGTTGATGCGCTTTGTTTGACCTTTGAGTTAAGCCCAAGAAATACCATTGTGACTGCGGTAAGTCAGTTTGTCGCTGTGAGCGATGCGACACAATTAATATTGGACGGTGTCGACTTAGAGTTGGTGTCTTGTCAGGTAGATGGTACAGAATGGCAAAGCCTTGAAAAATCCGATTCTGAATTGATCCTTTCTAACTTGCCAGAGGCTTTTGAGCTCAAAATTGTCACTAAGATTTCACCGCAAACGAATACGTCGCTTGAAGGCTTATACCTCTCTGATGGCGCATACTGCACGCAATGTGAAGCAGAAGGTTTTAGAAAAATCACCTACTTCATGGATAGACCGGATGTATTGACGACTTACACGGTGACTATCATTGGTGAATCAAAGTATCGTTACTTACTCTCAAATGGTAATAAAGTCGAAGAAGGGAGCCTAAGTGATGGTAGACATTTTGCAAAATGGCACGATCCACATAAAAAACCAAGCTACTTGTTTGCCTTGGTTGCCGGCGATTTTGATGTATTAGAAGACAACTACATCACTAAATCGGGTAGAGAAGTGAAGTTGGCGCTATTTGTCGATAAAGGCAATTTACATAAAGCTCCCCATGCTATGACGTCACTAAAAAAAGCCATGGAATGGGATGAGACAAGGTTCGATTTGGAATACGATCTCGATATATACATGATTGTCGCAGTTGATTTTTTCAATATGGGGGCAATGGAAAACAAGGGCCTAAATGTTTTTAACAGTGCCTGTGTGTTGGCAAGCCAAGAAACTGCGACAGACCGAGACTTTCACACTATTGAATCGATAGTTGGACATGAATACTTCCATAACTGGACAGGGAACCGGGTCACTTGCCGAGATTGGTTTCAACTTAGTTTAAAAGAAGGCCTAACCGTATTTAGAGATCAGGAGTTTAGCTGCGATTTAGGTTCTCGAGGCCTAAACCGTATCGACGCAGTAATGGCGATGCGTACGCATCAGTTTGCGGAAGATGCGGGACCAATGGCACATCCAATAAGGCCACAGCAAGTTATTGAAATGAATAACTTCTATACCGTGACTGTTTATAACAAAGGCGCTGAAGTCATCCGTATGATGCATACCTTGCTGGGGGAAGAGAACTTCCAAAAAGGGATGAAGCTCTACTTTGAACGTCATGATGGACAAGCAGTGACGTGTGATGATTTCGTTAATGCAATGATGGACGCCTCTGGTGTCGATTTAACGCAATTTAAACTATGGTACGAGCAATTTGGTACGCCAAGAGTAAAAGTGGCAACCGAGTATGACAAACAGACTCAAACATATGCAATTACGGTGAGCCAACGCCATGCTGATTGCGACCCTGTGAACGCGCCACTGCATATTCCATTTAAGCTAGAGCTTTTGGATGAGCAAGGTGAAAGCATCCCCTTGGTAACGAAGCACGGAGACATACAACGAGCGTTAGATATTACTGAATTTGAACAGCGGTTTGAGTTTGGGGGAGTTACAAGCAAGCCGGTTCCTGTATTGCTTGAAGATTTCTCAGCACCAGTGATTATGGAATACCGCTACAGCATTGATGAGTTATTACACATATTGCGTTTTGCGCGGAGTGATTACGCTCGTTGGGAAGCAATACAGCAAATCTTTATGATTGAAGTTAAGCGAGCGGTTACGTCAGGTGATAACGAACTGGATTCAAAAGTCCTCGGCGCGTTGTCCTCATTAGTGGAAACGTTAGAAGGAGATCTTGCACTACTGGCTGAGCTTTTGACCTTACCTACATTCGACACGCTAGCCGGTCAATTTGAAATTATCCCAGTAGATAAGCTCGTTTCAATTTCCGATGCATTTGAAATGCAAATTGCACAATCACTCCAATCGGTGTTTGAACTCGCTTATTTGTCTTTACAAGACTCAGGCTCACTAGAAGCAAAGGATGTTGCGATCAGAGCCTTCAAAAATAAAGCGCTTTATTACTTAGCGAAAACAGACTCTGATAGTGTTGACAGCGCCCTCGATAGTCAATTTTCATCAAACAATATGACCACTAAGCTGGGCTCATTAAAAGCGGCTGTCGCCGCCCAGCACACAAAGATGGAAAGTTTGTTCAGTCAGTTTGATAGTCAATGGCGTCACGATAGTCTAGTCATGGACAAATGGTTTGCATTAAGTGCAAGCTTACCTAATGATGAGGTGATATCGAATATAAATACGCTTTATGCGCATCCTTGTTTTGACAAAGGCAATCCTAACCGTGTTCGCGCATTGATAGGAAGCTTCGCAAGAACTAATCCTGCGCAATTCCATCGTACAGATGGTAAGGGCTATGCGTTATTGGGAGACCTACTAGTGGAGCTAAACAGTATCAATCCACAAAATGCGTCTCGTATGATTACGCCGTTCATGTCATGGAAGCGTTATGATGAAACACGCCAACAGCTGATGCGCGCGCAGTTGAGCCGTTTGGCTAACTTAGAAGGCTTGAGCGACGACTTATATGAAAAGGTAGAGAAGGCGCTGGCGCAGTAG
- a CDS encoding DUF2835 domain-containing protein encodes MKEYFFYMDLSYDKCLGYYYGHYTSVQVIEDGGKSIRFPAERIRPFISSIGIRGRFRLILDDSNKFLSLEKVT; translated from the coding sequence ATGAAAGAGTACTTCTTTTACATGGATCTGAGCTACGACAAGTGCCTCGGTTACTACTACGGGCACTATACTTCAGTGCAAGTGATTGAAGATGGGGGGAAGAGTATTCGCTTCCCCGCAGAGCGTATTCGCCCCTTTATTTCATCAATTGGGATCAGGGGCAGATTCCGTCTCATCTTGGATGATAGCAATAAGTTTCTATCGTTAGAAAAAGTCACTTAA
- a CDS encoding DUF1302 domain-containing protein, whose translation MIKRSLFVKNKIMLGLSAAVMGAAATSVHAASFEVGDFEITFDSTFSYGQSIRVEDRNFDFIGKSNHPQFNWDGYKATTGNTIYSSSQIWSQQGAYSNNGDAGNLNFDSGDTFSQLIKGTHDLAITKDNYGLFTRFMYFYDFAMEDGDFAYSNPVSGKKVDPCEDDDTRKQVCSDLRLLDAFVWADFDLNDGKNPLSVRLGQQVVNWGESTLISHGINVNPVDIDRLKAPGSEVKEAFIPVGMLWASIGLSENVNLEGFYQYQWHETRLPATGSYFSTNDFASENGYMQNVQLGFTSNPDIDLYHLTDALNSLYADATAALVAQGVVPTAEAVGSAAASMYMAYPTRVALKGKGNNGKSEPDDGGQYGLRLGIFSPELNDTEFGLYYINYHSRRPLISGKASNFTGQAIMADLAYIAQNQITADNITNLNAFTQAQITYPEDIKLYGLSFNTAIGETAFAGEVAYRQDEPLQIDDVELLYAGMVEQLAAAGLRDDLAGLSQLSQGDDIAYVGPGEVAQGYILRDTIQAQFTATHLFGPSLGADSWAVVGEVGAVTIKDMPEYDELRLNVSGTGRSGTIEGLSGRDYNLIHQAVSNGPETNPFPSASAWGYRLIAKGEYNNLFSGVNFSPRVVFSHDVNGITPDPMFLFIEDRKSLGINLNFNYLNSWSFDFGYNTFWGGGKTNTFADRDFISFNIKYSI comes from the coding sequence ATGATAAAAAGATCGCTCTTTGTGAAAAACAAAATCATGCTCGGTCTTAGCGCGGCAGTAATGGGAGCTGCCGCCACGTCAGTACACGCGGCCAGTTTTGAGGTTGGTGATTTCGAAATTACCTTCGATTCGACTTTTTCTTATGGTCAAAGCATTCGCGTTGAAGATCGTAACTTTGATTTCATCGGTAAAAGTAATCATCCACAGTTTAACTGGGATGGTTATAAAGCAACCACTGGCAACACCATCTATTCTTCGTCACAAATCTGGTCACAACAGGGGGCCTATTCAAATAATGGTGATGCTGGTAACCTAAATTTTGACTCTGGAGATACTTTCTCTCAGTTGATAAAAGGTACCCATGATTTAGCAATTACCAAAGATAACTATGGTTTGTTCACTCGTTTCATGTATTTCTACGACTTTGCAATGGAAGATGGGGATTTTGCGTATAGCAACCCTGTTTCAGGCAAAAAAGTTGACCCGTGTGAAGACGACGATACCAGAAAACAAGTCTGTTCTGATTTACGCTTGCTAGATGCATTTGTTTGGGCAGATTTTGACCTCAATGATGGCAAAAACCCGCTCTCAGTGCGTTTAGGTCAGCAAGTAGTTAACTGGGGTGAAAGTACGCTTATTTCCCATGGCATTAACGTCAACCCAGTGGATATTGACCGTTTGAAAGCGCCTGGCTCTGAAGTAAAAGAAGCCTTTATCCCTGTAGGTATGCTTTGGGCGTCGATTGGTTTGTCTGAAAACGTCAACCTTGAAGGTTTTTATCAGTATCAATGGCATGAAACCAGATTGCCGGCAACAGGTAGTTACTTCTCAACCAATGATTTTGCATCTGAAAATGGTTATATGCAAAATGTTCAGCTTGGTTTTACCTCAAATCCTGATATCGATTTATATCACTTAACGGATGCGTTAAACAGCTTATATGCTGATGCGACGGCCGCGTTGGTTGCGCAAGGCGTAGTACCAACAGCTGAGGCTGTGGGTAGTGCCGCAGCTTCCATGTATATGGCTTATCCGACAAGAGTGGCACTTAAAGGAAAAGGGAATAACGGTAAGAGCGAACCTGATGATGGTGGTCAGTACGGTTTACGCTTAGGTATTTTCTCTCCAGAGCTAAACGACACTGAATTTGGTTTGTATTACATTAATTACCATAGCCGCAGACCTTTGATTTCTGGTAAAGCTTCTAACTTTACAGGTCAAGCGATTATGGCTGACTTAGCTTATATCGCACAGAACCAAATTACGGCAGATAATATCACTAACCTAAACGCCTTTACTCAAGCGCAAATTACCTACCCTGAAGACATCAAGCTGTATGGTTTAAGTTTTAATACTGCGATTGGTGAAACCGCATTTGCTGGTGAAGTGGCATATAGACAAGATGAACCACTGCAGATAGATGACGTTGAACTACTTTACGCAGGTATGGTTGAGCAGTTAGCCGCTGCGGGTCTGCGTGATGATTTGGCTGGTTTATCTCAGCTTAGTCAAGGGGACGATATCGCTTATGTGGGTCCTGGTGAAGTCGCACAAGGTTATATTTTGCGAGACACTATTCAAGCACAGTTTACTGCAACACATTTGTTCGGACCATCGCTAGGTGCAGATAGCTGGGCAGTGGTTGGTGAAGTAGGTGCTGTTACCATCAAAGACATGCCAGAGTACGATGAACTTCGTTTGAATGTTTCAGGTACTGGCCGAAGTGGCACGATTGAGGGGCTTTCAGGCCGAGATTACAATCTTATCCACCAAGCGGTTTCAAATGGTCCAGAAACCAACCCATTCCCGTCGGCTTCTGCATGGGGCTATCGCCTTATTGCTAAGGGTGAGTATAACAACCTATTCAGTGGTGTGAATTTTTCTCCACGCGTAGTGTTCTCACATGATGTTAACGGTATCACCCCAGATCCTATGTTCTTATTCATTGAGGATCGTAAATCGCTAGGCATTAATCTTAACTTTAACTACCTAAATTCGTGGTCATTTGATTTTGGCTATAACACGTTTTGGGGTGGTGGTAAGACGAATACCTTTGCGGACCGTGATTTCATCTCATTCAACATTAAGTATTCAATTTAA
- a CDS encoding DUF1329 domain-containing protein, with protein MFRKPTFIAATIITMLSASSAMAKMSADEVARLGKDLTPIGAEKAGNADGSIPAWNGGITAPPAGYEVGMHHPDPFADDKVLFTIDKSNLDKYKSLLSPGQIALFETYPETFKMNIYPTRRSASYPQFVYDATKKYASTAELIEGGNGIKNTAIGIPFPVPKDGLEAIWNHLLRFRGLSIARFGGQAMPTESGAYNIIGFDEQLLVKYSATDATPEALQESNILFKFKQQVTEPARLAGTALLVHETMDQILTPRQAWTYNAGQRRVRRAPNVAYDAPGTASDSLRTTDDFDMFNGSPNRYDWKLVGKKEMYIPYNSYKLHSDKLKYDDILMAGHINPEHVRYEKHRVWVVEANLKEGTRHIYKKRVFYIDEDSWQIHVTDIYDNRDQMYRVAMAHGLNYYEVPTHWSTLDVYHDLNSRRYLAIGLDNEEDMYDFSQSFNDNEFTQGALRREGRR; from the coding sequence ATGTTTAGAAAACCTACGTTTATCGCAGCAACAATAATTACAATGCTGTCTGCCAGCAGCGCTATGGCTAAAATGAGCGCTGACGAAGTTGCACGTTTAGGTAAAGACTTGACGCCTATCGGTGCAGAGAAAGCGGGTAATGCTGATGGCAGCATTCCGGCTTGGAATGGTGGGATCACAGCGCCGCCAGCTGGTTATGAAGTGGGCATGCACCATCCAGATCCATTTGCTGATGACAAAGTATTGTTCACAATTGATAAATCAAATTTAGATAAATACAAGTCACTGCTAAGCCCAGGTCAAATTGCACTATTTGAAACGTATCCAGAAACGTTCAAAATGAACATTTACCCAACTAGACGCAGCGCTTCTTATCCACAGTTTGTGTACGATGCAACGAAGAAATATGCATCTACAGCAGAGCTTATCGAAGGTGGTAACGGCATTAAAAATACTGCTATCGGTATTCCGTTTCCGGTGCCAAAAGATGGATTAGAAGCTATCTGGAACCACCTATTGCGTTTCCGTGGCTTGTCGATTGCACGTTTCGGTGGCCAAGCGATGCCGACGGAGTCAGGTGCTTATAACATTATTGGTTTCGATGAGCAGTTATTGGTTAAGTACTCTGCAACAGACGCAACGCCTGAAGCATTACAAGAGTCAAATATCCTGTTTAAGTTTAAGCAGCAAGTGACAGAGCCTGCACGTCTTGCTGGTACGGCACTGCTTGTACATGAAACCATGGACCAAATTCTGACACCTCGCCAGGCTTGGACCTATAACGCAGGTCAGCGTCGTGTAAGACGTGCGCCAAACGTTGCATATGATGCACCAGGAACTGCGTCAGATAGCTTACGTACAACAGATGACTTTGACATGTTTAACGGCTCTCCAAACCGCTACGACTGGAAACTAGTTGGTAAAAAAGAGATGTATATCCCTTACAACAGCTATAAGTTACATAGTGACAAGTTGAAGTATGATGATATCTTGATGGCTGGCCACATCAACCCTGAACACGTACGTTATGAAAAACACCGTGTATGGGTAGTCGAAGCTAACCTGAAAGAAGGCACTCGCCATATTTATAAAAAGCGTGTGTTCTATATTGATGAAGATAGCTGGCAAATCCACGTAACGGATATCTATGATAACCGTGATCAGATGTATCGCGTCGCGATGGCACATGGTCTTAATTACTACGAAGTGCCGACACATTGGAGTACGTTGGATGTCTATCATGATCTAAACTCTCGTCGCTACCTTGCGATTGGGTTAGATAACGAAGAAGACATGTACGACTTCAGTCAGTCTTTCAACGATAACGAGTTTACTCAGGGTGCGCTGCGCCGTGAGGGTCGCCGTTAA
- a CDS encoding WD40/YVTN/BNR-like repeat-containing protein yields the protein MKKLVAASILTMAHVAVAESSDQISAKSALMVAHPEQTLFTDITDNGDALIAVGKHGTIIIKQEGQNWTQAEVPIQSLLTSVTFKGKDIGWACGHDASIIKTTDGGKTWALKQYLPTLEKPCLDIEFIDQQHGFAVGAYGMFFETTDGGESWTKRFISEFVHPDDVDYLADLKEQDPAAYEQETAFILPHFNRLLIAEGMMYLAGEMGLVAQSDDLGKTWQKFESFYRGSFFAVDQTSDNQLIVAGLRGNAFIGNVQQIVQLDTQKTATINSIAHKDNVTYMFANSGVIFTLKAGKLTSKQLKNGHSILAGVVKKNQLILATEQGIAEVEVNN from the coding sequence ATGAAGAAGTTAGTAGCAGCCTCGATTTTAACTATGGCGCATGTAGCAGTAGCCGAAAGTAGCGATCAGATTTCAGCAAAATCAGCCCTGATGGTCGCTCACCCAGAGCAAACGCTTTTCACAGATATTACAGATAACGGTGATGCGTTAATTGCGGTAGGTAAACACGGCACAATAATTATTAAACAAGAAGGGCAAAACTGGACGCAGGCAGAGGTGCCAATTCAATCACTGTTGACCTCTGTGACATTCAAAGGCAAAGATATTGGTTGGGCGTGTGGCCACGACGCCAGCATAATCAAAACCACAGACGGTGGTAAAACATGGGCGCTAAAACAATATCTACCAACATTGGAAAAGCCTTGTCTTGATATTGAGTTTATTGACCAGCAACACGGCTTTGCTGTGGGCGCTTATGGAATGTTTTTTGAAACCACGGACGGTGGTGAATCCTGGACAAAACGTTTTATCAGTGAATTTGTTCACCCCGACGATGTCGACTATTTAGCCGATTTAAAAGAGCAAGACCCCGCGGCATACGAACAAGAAACGGCGTTTATTCTTCCCCATTTTAATCGTCTGTTAATCGCCGAAGGCATGATGTACCTTGCCGGTGAAATGGGACTTGTGGCACAAAGTGATGACTTGGGAAAGACATGGCAAAAATTTGAGTCTTTTTATCGCGGATCATTTTTCGCTGTTGATCAAACCTCTGACAACCAACTTATTGTTGCGGGCCTTAGAGGCAACGCATTTATTGGCAATGTACAGCAAATAGTACAGCTCGATACTCAAAAAACAGCGACAATAAATAGCATTGCCCACAAAGATAATGTGACCTATATGTTTGCTAACAGCGGCGTAATATTCACGTTGAAAGCAGGTAAGCTAACCTCAAAACAACTAAAAAATGGCCACTCTATTTTAGCAGGTGTGGTTAAAAAGAATCAGCTAATTCTAGCGACGGAGCAGGGGATTGCTGAGGTAGAGGTGAACAACTAA
- a CDS encoding efflux RND transporter permease subunit yields the protein MQAFLNQLVYAIFRHRISVVSFFVLTTVFLGFKATQIQLDASFNKNIPLNHEYMKVYLKHEKQFGGANSILISVCDKDGDIFNEPFFTQLKAVHDQLYFIPGVNRPLVNSIFAPSARFVEVVEDGFAGGPIIPANFQPTEQGLAVVKQNIEKAKVVGRMVASDYSCAMVTAQLMETDPQTQEKLDTLAFAQKLESEVRAPLSTDKVSIHIIGFAKMAGDIADGAKGVVLFFALAIAFTFIMVWMFCKSFKLTLLPIACSFIAVIWQMGLLSTLGFGVDPMSILVPFLVFAIGVSHGVQMINAIGKKVAEGVSCKVAAEASFKALLIPGGIALLSDTVGFLTLLAIDIGIIRELAITASLGVAVIIFTNLILLPVMASFFESANIKRLGDGKNASHGMFEAMRECLVKTTDKKVARIILLISAVLFAFGYWQSEKMRIGDLHAGAPALHEDARYNQDTFLISDRYAISSDILKVIVEATPAACTEHDTMERISRFQWRVENLASVQSAVSLSSVAQAVNAGYNEGNLKWQTLPRNTASLVQATSRVETSSGLLNGDCSVMPIIIFMEDHKAESIDHVIAKIKAFSEEEGTDDVAFKLASGPIGVMAATNESVSEAQVPMMIYVYGAVILLCLASFRSVRATIAVVLPLYVVSTLAQALMVQLEIGLTVSTLPVIALGVGIGVDYGIYILSSMMGQLKQGMPLSAAYRNALAERGSAVLFTGITLAIGVSTWIFSALKFQVDMGILLTFMFLVNMLGAVLLLPAIGTLIWSDQKK from the coding sequence ATGCAAGCGTTTTTAAATCAATTGGTATACGCCATCTTTAGGCATCGTATTAGCGTCGTGTCTTTTTTCGTACTGACGACGGTATTTTTGGGCTTCAAAGCCACACAAATTCAGCTCGATGCCTCATTTAACAAAAATATTCCACTAAATCATGAATACATGAAGGTGTACCTGAAGCACGAAAAACAGTTTGGTGGTGCAAATAGTATTCTTATTTCTGTTTGTGATAAAGATGGTGACATCTTTAATGAGCCATTTTTCACTCAGCTAAAAGCGGTGCATGATCAGCTTTATTTTATTCCGGGCGTTAATCGCCCATTGGTAAACTCAATCTTTGCTCCTAGTGCAAGATTTGTTGAAGTTGTGGAAGACGGCTTTGCTGGTGGGCCTATTATTCCTGCTAATTTCCAACCCACCGAACAAGGCCTAGCGGTTGTAAAGCAGAACATTGAAAAAGCAAAAGTTGTGGGTCGTATGGTTGCAAGCGACTATTCATGTGCCATGGTAACCGCACAGTTAATGGAAACCGACCCGCAAACTCAAGAGAAACTTGATACCTTAGCTTTTGCGCAAAAACTAGAATCTGAGGTCAGAGCGCCACTTAGCACTGATAAGGTGAGTATCCATATCATTGGCTTTGCAAAGATGGCTGGTGACATTGCTGATGGCGCGAAAGGCGTAGTGCTCTTCTTTGCATTAGCGATTGCTTTTACCTTTATTATGGTTTGGATGTTTTGTAAGAGCTTTAAGCTAACCTTATTACCTATCGCCTGTTCTTTTATTGCTGTGATTTGGCAGATGGGTTTACTCAGTACTTTGGGTTTTGGTGTTGATCCCATGTCTATTTTGGTGCCTTTCTTAGTGTTCGCCATTGGCGTGAGTCACGGTGTGCAAATGATCAACGCGATAGGTAAAAAAGTAGCGGAAGGGGTAAGCTGTAAAGTGGCTGCTGAAGCGAGTTTTAAAGCATTACTTATCCCTGGTGGTATTGCTCTACTGTCGGACACCGTTGGCTTCTTAACCTTACTGGCAATCGACATCGGCATTATTCGTGAACTTGCTATTACTGCCAGTTTAGGGGTTGCGGTTATCATCTTTACCAACTTGATACTGCTTCCAGTGATGGCGTCGTTCTTTGAGTCCGCAAATATCAAACGACTTGGTGATGGTAAAAACGCCAGCCATGGTATGTTTGAGGCAATGCGAGAGTGCTTGGTGAAAACCACAGACAAAAAAGTAGCCAGAATTATCTTACTTATCAGTGCAGTACTGTTCGCATTTGGCTATTGGCAATCTGAAAAGATGCGTATTGGTGATTTACATGCTGGTGCACCGGCGCTACATGAAGATGCCAGATACAACCAAGACACTTTTCTTATCTCAGACCGTTATGCCATTTCTTCTGACATCTTAAAGGTCATTGTCGAAGCGACACCTGCGGCTTGTACTGAGCACGATACAATGGAGCGTATTAGTCGTTTCCAATGGCGCGTAGAAAATTTGGCCAGTGTACAATCGGCAGTTTCTTTGAGCTCTGTTGCACAAGCGGTTAATGCTGGGTACAACGAAGGTAACTTAAAATGGCAGACGTTACCAAGAAATACTGCTTCTCTAGTTCAAGCTACCTCTCGAGTAGAGACAAGCTCAGGACTGCTTAACGGTGATTGTTCGGTGATGCCTATTATCATCTTTATGGAAGATCATAAGGCGGAATCTATCGACCATGTGATTGCAAAGATCAAAGCGTTCTCAGAAGAAGAGGGAACTGATGACGTTGCCTTTAAGTTGGCGTCTGGTCCAATCGGTGTAATGGCGGCGACAAATGAATCTGTTTCTGAGGCACAGGTCCCTATGATGATATACGTGTACGGTGCCGTGATCCTGTTATGCTTAGCGAGCTTTAGGAGCGTTCGAGCGACTATCGCAGTGGTACTACCTCTGTATGTGGTATCAACGCTGGCTCAAGCGCTTATGGTGCAGCTTGAAATCGGTTTAACGGTATCGACGTTACCGGTAATTGCTTTGGGTGTGGGAATAGGTGTCGATTATGGCATTTATATTCTATCCTCAATGATGGGACAGCTTAAGCAAGGTATGCCGTTGTCTGCGGCCTATAGAAATGCGCTTGCTGAACGAGGCAGTGCGGTACTGTTTACTGGTATCACGCTGGCTATTGGAGTAAGCACATGGATTTTCTCTGCGCTTAAGTTCCAGGTTGATATGGGTATCCTTTTAACCTTCATGTTCTTGGTAAATATGCTGGGTGCTGTGCTGCTTTTACCGGCAATTGGAACGCTCATCTGGTCTGACCAGAAAAAATAA